The Flavobacterium piscisymbiosum genome includes a region encoding these proteins:
- a CDS encoding ABC transporter ATP-binding protein produces METTIVRVEDLSHQYSKDWAIQNISFEIKTNRILGLLGSNGAGKSTTMNILCGVLNQTKGNIFIDGINLKENPVEAKKLIGFLPQTPPLHLDLTVNEYLIHCAELRHVKKEDLKYALEKAKEQCGIAHFSNRLIRNLSGGYRQRVGIAQAIIHEPKLVVLDEPTNGLDPNQILEVRKLIKKISKDKAVIFSSHILSEVQATCQDIRMIENGHMVFSDTLDAFNNHIEADKLTASFENPPALEALTDIPEITAAIFLSPKKVQITFTGTQEVAEKIISLSVYNNWKLREIQFEKVSLDEIFAQLSKKAPSKNAILS; encoded by the coding sequence ATGGAAACAACAATTGTAAGAGTTGAGGACTTGTCACATCAATATAGTAAGGATTGGGCAATACAAAATATTAGTTTTGAAATTAAAACAAATCGAATTTTAGGTCTTTTAGGATCTAATGGCGCCGGAAAATCAACTACTATGAATATTCTTTGCGGCGTTTTAAACCAAACCAAAGGAAACATCTTTATTGATGGAATTAATCTAAAAGAAAATCCTGTCGAAGCCAAAAAACTAATTGGTTTCCTGCCACAAACCCCTCCACTACATTTGGATTTAACGGTAAATGAATATCTGATTCATTGTGCAGAATTAAGACACGTAAAAAAAGAAGATTTAAAATATGCTTTAGAGAAAGCCAAAGAACAATGCGGTATTGCACATTTCAGCAACCGATTAATCCGAAACTTGTCCGGAGGTTACAGACAGCGTGTAGGTATTGCTCAGGCTATTATTCACGAACCTAAATTGGTCGTTTTAGATGAACCAACGAACGGACTTGACCCTAACCAGATATTGGAAGTTAGAAAATTAATCAAAAAAATATCCAAAGACAAAGCTGTTATTTTCTCCTCTCACATTCTATCTGAAGTTCAGGCAACCTGTCAGGATATCAGAATGATCGAAAACGGACACATGGTTTTTTCGGATACGCTTGATGCTTTTAATAATCATATCGAAGCAGATAAACTAACGGCAAGTTTTGAAAATCCGCCGGCTCTTGAAGCATTAACAGATATTCCTGAGATAACAGCTGCTATTTTTCTGTCTCCAAAAAAAGTACAGATCACCTTTACCGGAACACAAGAAGTTGCGGAGAAAATTATTTCGCTCAGTGTTTATAACAACTGGAAATTGAGAGAAATTCAATTTGAAAAAGTATCTCTTGATGAAATTTTTGCTCAATTATCTAAAAAAGCGCCTTCTAAAAACGCTATTCTTTCTTAA
- a CDS encoding RagB/SusD family nutrient uptake outer membrane protein, with protein MKNISIKYTSIFSFFLLLGITSCDNALDVDLPSNQLSSESVYASEPTAEAAVNGIYQSMVADFFYNRVHTVLGETADELVPRTGIANIYSSNEIPETDGTINANWGELYKTIYNANNVIEGLTKSTSLNAVKSKQWIAEAKFLRAYSYFYLTNLWGNVPLVLTTDVDVSALLPQSSQETVYAQILLDLTDASKDLPADYKNYDQERIRATKWAAEALLARVNLYLERWNEASTHASAVINETGTYGLITGLTDTNSPFIADNKESILQIPYFNVDYTYEGSSVFTTGGTLLLRKGNALFEAGDARKTNWTIDINDRLGVFLGIAPRKYQNDFGDSPSERSTLLRLAELYLIRAEARVKSNDITGAQQDINAIRNRALLDNTTVTNPNQLLDLIALERQREFFAENGHRWLDLKRTGKLDETLSVLSDKIWKSTDNLYPIPEPAIRSNPFLNQNSGY; from the coding sequence ATGAAAAATATTTCTATAAAATATACCTCTATATTTTCGTTTTTTCTTTTATTAGGAATTACAAGCTGTGATAATGCTCTTGATGTTGATCTTCCCAGCAATCAGCTATCATCAGAAAGTGTTTATGCTTCAGAGCCAACAGCTGAGGCTGCTGTAAACGGAATCTACCAAAGCATGGTTGCCGATTTTTTTTATAACAGAGTACATACTGTTTTAGGAGAAACAGCTGATGAATTAGTACCAAGAACAGGTATTGCCAATATTTACAGTTCGAATGAAATTCCGGAAACTGACGGAACTATAAACGCGAACTGGGGCGAATTATATAAAACTATTTACAACGCAAACAACGTAATTGAAGGGCTTACTAAAAGCACATCTCTTAATGCCGTAAAAAGCAAACAATGGATTGCCGAAGCTAAATTTCTAAGAGCGTATTCTTATTTTTACCTGACCAATCTTTGGGGCAATGTACCGCTGGTACTTACTACAGATGTAGATGTATCGGCATTGTTACCGCAATCTTCGCAAGAAACTGTTTATGCGCAAATTTTGCTGGACTTAACCGATGCATCAAAAGATCTTCCTGCAGATTATAAAAATTATGATCAGGAAAGAATCAGAGCTACAAAATGGGCGGCAGAAGCTTTATTGGCAAGAGTAAATCTTTATTTAGAAAGATGGAATGAGGCTTCAACCCACGCATCTGCTGTAATTAATGAAACTGGTACTTATGGTTTAATTACCGGATTAACAGATACTAACAGTCCTTTTATTGCAGATAATAAAGAGTCTATTCTTCAAATACCTTATTTTAATGTTGATTATACTTACGAAGGATCTTCTGTATTTACAACCGGTGGTACTTTATTACTAAGAAAAGGCAATGCGCTTTTTGAAGCCGGTGATGCCAGAAAAACAAACTGGACCATTGACATTAATGACAGATTGGGCGTATTTTTAGGGATTGCTCCTCGTAAATATCAAAATGATTTTGGAGACTCTCCTTCAGAGCGCTCTACTCTGCTTCGATTAGCAGAACTTTATTTAATACGTGCCGAAGCCAGAGTAAAATCGAATGATATTACGGGAGCTCAGCAGGATATTAATGCAATTCGAAATAGAGCCTTACTAGACAATACTACGGTAACAAATCCAAACCAATTGTTAGACTTAATTGCTCTTGAGAGACAACGCGAGTTCTTTGCCGAGAACGGACATCGCTGGCTGGATCTTAAAAGAACCGGAAAACTAGACGAAACACTCTCTGTTTTATCTGATAAAATCTGGAAATCTACGGATAACTTATATCCTATTCCGGAGCCGGCAATTCGATCTAATCCTTTCTTAAACCAAAATTCTGGATACTAA
- a CDS encoding Gldg family protein, which produces MKTIYRIAKTELYTMFYSPVAWVVLVIFSIQSNWKFFDSLERFEKSQKMGDGMGNLSQAIFSGFMGLYTEMQNYLYLYVPLLTMGLISREINSGSIKLLLSSPIKIKEIVLGKYLAIAAYCLLFVGILGLQVVISYFSVENLDLKFAISGLIGLYLLVCTYAAIGLFMSCLTSYQVVAAISTLVVLAGLNFIGKLWQDVEYVKDITYFLSIAGRANEMLEGLIISKDVLYFILVSSLFIGLSIYKLQTGRDAQPASQRVLKYTLLITVVLALGYVTSRASLTFYEDMTRNKDRTLTKTSLDIVNKIEGPVKLTTYVNLLDINYYMAMPYSQNQDISSFENYTRFVPQMQMEYVYYYDTSNNEALYAQNPGLNDKQLAEKLIETQNVKLKKLYSPEEIKKIIDLKPEQNRVVRTIEYNGKKTFLRMFDDLFKAPGEKEISASLKRLVVPAPKIVFATGNMERSIDKNGDKNYKTGFNEITFRYSLINQGFDVSSVDINAQNIPEQTGILIIADPKTQLSQGAIDRITKYIDEGKNVMLLSEPETNSALAAITDKLGLSYTKQTLVQESETNSPDYLVTNLQKNTDPVIKFSKTRNNYPIPLLGSSGIKITKDAGFKVTPLLKTNNQPAWESQMGITSVSEELKKQPSVTAIPLVVALTKNINGKSQKIIVAGDADFMGNAELSRNGSGTFQFMTDIFSWFSNYEFPIDTTRPENTDKKITINANQVFINKIVFIGLFPLLIILSGAFILIRRNRR; this is translated from the coding sequence ATGAAAACAATATACAGAATCGCTAAAACAGAACTCTACACGATGTTTTATTCGCCGGTTGCATGGGTCGTTTTAGTCATATTTTCAATCCAGTCCAACTGGAAATTCTTTGACTCTCTGGAACGCTTTGAAAAATCTCAGAAAATGGGCGACGGAATGGGTAATTTGTCGCAAGCTATTTTTTCAGGTTTCATGGGATTATATACTGAAATGCAGAATTATTTATATCTATATGTTCCGCTATTAACAATGGGATTGATAAGCCGTGAAATCAACAGTGGTTCTATCAAACTTTTACTTTCATCGCCTATTAAAATTAAAGAAATTGTACTGGGTAAATATTTAGCCATTGCCGCTTATTGCCTTTTATTTGTTGGTATACTGGGGCTGCAGGTTGTTATTTCTTATTTCTCTGTCGAAAATTTAGATTTAAAATTTGCCATTTCGGGACTTATTGGTTTGTATTTACTGGTTTGCACCTATGCCGCAATTGGTCTTTTTATGTCTTGTTTAACTTCTTATCAGGTTGTTGCTGCGATTAGTACATTGGTAGTTTTAGCAGGATTAAATTTTATTGGAAAATTATGGCAGGATGTCGAGTATGTAAAAGACATCACTTATTTTCTATCGATCGCCGGTCGTGCCAATGAAATGCTCGAAGGTCTTATTATCAGTAAAGATGTATTGTATTTTATACTGGTAAGCAGTCTTTTTATTGGCCTGAGTATTTACAAATTACAAACTGGAAGAGATGCACAGCCAGCTTCTCAAAGAGTTCTAAAATATACCTTGCTAATAACTGTTGTTTTGGCACTTGGTTATGTTACTTCAAGAGCATCGTTGACATTCTATGAAGATATGACACGCAATAAAGACAGAACATTAACCAAAACGAGCTTAGACATTGTCAATAAAATAGAAGGTCCTGTCAAGCTTACCACTTATGTAAATTTATTAGATATTAACTATTATATGGCTATGCCGTATTCACAAAATCAGGACATTTCGAGTTTTGAAAACTACACCCGCTTTGTGCCTCAAATGCAAATGGAATATGTGTATTATTATGACACTTCAAACAATGAAGCACTATATGCACAAAATCCGGGATTAAATGACAAACAGCTTGCCGAGAAACTGATCGAAACGCAGAACGTAAAACTAAAAAAATTATATTCTCCTGAAGAAATTAAAAAAATCATTGACCTGAAACCGGAACAAAACCGAGTGGTAAGAACAATTGAATACAACGGAAAGAAAACATTTTTAAGAATGTTTGATGATTTGTTTAAAGCGCCGGGCGAAAAAGAAATCTCTGCTTCTTTAAAAAGATTAGTAGTTCCTGCGCCAAAAATTGTTTTTGCAACCGGAAACATGGAACGCAGCATTGACAAAAACGGAGATAAAAATTATAAAACAGGATTTAACGAAATCACTTTTAGGTATTCACTTATCAATCAAGGTTTTGATGTTTCATCTGTAGATATAAATGCGCAGAATATTCCGGAACAAACCGGTATTTTAATCATTGCCGATCCAAAAACACAATTGAGTCAGGGCGCTATTGACCGTATTACGAAGTATATCGACGAAGGAAAAAATGTAATGCTTTTGTCTGAACCTGAGACCAATTCGGCTTTAGCTGCTATAACAGATAAATTAGGGTTAAGCTATACCAAACAAACACTGGTTCAGGAAAGTGAAACCAACTCTCCGGATTATTTAGTAACCAATCTTCAAAAAAATACAGATCCTGTTATTAAATTTAGTAAAACCAGAAATAACTATCCAATCCCGCTTTTAGGAAGCAGCGGAATCAAAATCACTAAAGATGCCGGATTTAAAGTTACGCCGCTTTTAAAAACCAATAATCAGCCGGCATGGGAATCTCAAATGGGAATTACTTCAGTTTCAGAAGAGTTGAAGAAACAGCCTTCTGTAACGGCGATTCCTCTGGTTGTGGCATTAACGAAAAATATTAACGGAAAATCTCAAAAAATAATTGTTGCCGGAGATGCTGATTTTATGGGCAATGCCGAATTAAGCCGAAACGGTTCAGGAACATTTCAGTTTATGACTGATATTTTTAGCTGGTTCAGCAATTACGAATTTCCAATCGATACCACTCGTCCGGAAAACACAGATAAAAAAATAACCATCAATGCAAATCAGGTTTTCATTAATAAAATTGTCTTTATTGGGCTCTTTCCTTTATTGATCATATTGAGCGGTGCTTTTATACTAATTAGAAGAAACAGAAGATAA